In Novosphingobium sp., the genomic window CCTGCGCGACCTGTTGCTGGCCATTGCCGCCATGCCGCTCATGCCTGTGGCGCATGCCAATGACCTGCCGACCATCAAGAACCGCCAACTGCTGGTAGATGGCAAGCCCTATCTGGCTCTGGGCGGGGAACTGCACAACTCCAGCGCCTCCAGTCCGGAATATATGGGACCGATATGGGCCAGGCTCCAGGCAATGCATGTCCGCACTGCTCTCAGCACTGTCAGCTGGGAGGATTTCGAGCCATCCGAAGGGCATTACGACTATCACCTTATCGACGCCCAGGTCGCGCAGGCCCGCCAGCATGGTATGAGGCTGGTGCTAATCTGGTTTGGCGCCTTCAAGAATGCCAGCTCGACCTATGCCCCCAGTTGGGTGCGTGCCGATTCCGCCCGCTTCCCGCGTGCAGTGGTCCAAGGCCAGTTCAAGGAGGCCTTCACCTATCCCGATGCGATGCCCAAGCCGGTGCTGTCGGTCTTCTCGCCCGAATTGCTCAAGGCTGATCGAGCAGCCTTCAACGCCTTTATGAAGCACTTGGCCCAGGCCGATCCCGATCATCGCGTCATCATGGTGCAGGTGAACAATGAAACCGGCATGCTGCATGACAGTAGGGATCGCTCGCCTCTGGCTAATGCCGCATGGGCGCAACCGGTGCCGCCCGCCTTGCTGAACTATCTCGCCGTGCATCGCGATAGCTTGCGGCCCGAACTGGCGGAGGTCTGGGCACGGCAGGGCCGTCGCACCAGCGGCACATGGGCTCAGGTCTTCGGCAACGACTGGCAGGCCGAAGAAATCTTCATGGCTTGGCGCTTTGCCAGCTATATGGAAGCGCTCGCCGCCGAGGGCAAAAAGACGCTCCCTCTGCCGATGTATGTCAACGGTTGGCTAGGCCCTCAGGAGGGCCAGTCGGTGGCTGGCCAATATCCCAGCGGCGGCCCTGCCAAGCGGGTGCTGGATGTCTGGAAGGCAGCAGCGCCTTCGCTCGATATGCTCTCGCCCGATATCTATGTGCCCGATGCCAAAGTGCCGCTGGCCGATTACGACCATGCGGGCAATCCGCTCTTCGTGCCGGAGGCGCAGTTCCGCACCGGCAATCTGTTCTGGGCTCTGGGCCAGCATGGCGCACTGGGCTATTCGATCTTTGGTATCGAGGACGGAAAGCCCGACAGTCAGCTGGCTCAAGCGTATGGCATGCTGGCTCATATGGATGGCGTGATCGCCCGCGCGCAGGCTGAAAAGCGCATCGCGGGCATTCTGATGGATGATGGCAAGCCGGTCCAGGTCCACCTGGGCGGCTATACGATCACTTTGCGCGAGACGCAGGCGCTGCTCAAGCAAATGCTGCTCGACGTGGGGTTGCAGGCCCCGCCGCCCCCGCCGCCACTACCCAGCGAGACCGACTCAGGTGTGCCTGCACCCGGTGACAGCCGCCCCTATGGCCTGATTATCGATGAAGGGCATGGCAGCTTCCTGCTGATGGGCAAGGGCTTTACAGCTGATTTCGCGGACAAGTCGGGGCTGGCCGAAATCGACCGCGTCGAGGAAGGTCGGTTCGAGGAAAATGGTTGGAAAACAGGCCGCGTAATCAATGGTGATGAACGACTGACGATCATTCCCATGGATCGCATGGGGATGGTCCGCGTCCAACTGCTACAAAAGCAACGCCAATGACAGTATTCAGTTGCAAAGGGGCGAAGTGACCACCCACTGTCCAGACACGCTGACTAAGGCGACGTCCGCGGACTAATTCGCGATTGCCCAAATCGGGCTTTCGTTCATCGACAGATCAATGGGTGACCCACCGGCAAATCTGGAGCTTCAAAACTACCGCGATCGAAAGCCGGATTGTCGGAAGTCATTTGAATCTGCCTTTTGAGTTTGTCTAGGGTGGGTCAGCGCAACCGATCGAGAAGCTGCCTGATGGCGGCGATGACAGCATCGGGCTGATCGAGTTGGATGAAGTGGCCCGAACGGGGCACGATGGTGTTGCTGCCTGCCGTCGAGAGGGCCGCCAGCCGGTCATGCCCCTCCCGCCATACCGCATCGGCCTTCGCGTTTTCCTGCGCCGACAAGCCAGGCAAATCGGAGCCATTGCCCCGCGTCAGAATGACCAAGGGCAAAGCCCCCAGGTCACGGCTCCCTACGGCGCTTTGACGATCGTCGATGGTTCCGTGATGCGCGTCGGTGATGTTGGCCGACAGAAACTCGGAGCGGACCGCGCGTTCAAAGTCATAGGTCTTCTCTTCCCTGTCCCTTTCGCGATGGACCTCGCCATCGGGATCAGGCGGATTGTCGAGACAGTCTGACTTTGCCTCGGCAGGCGTTGACAGGCGCCCGCTTTTCGCCAGGGCGACGCATCGGTCCAGCATCGTCAAAGTGCGTCCGTCTGATGCCGCCATTCGCCCCGCCGCCTGCGGACCGATGGCCAGAGCGATGGCCCGCTGCTGGCCGGCAAAGGCAGGGTCGACAAGCACCATGCCGGCAAGGTCCGCCCGATAGCGCCTGGCATAGACCGTTGCGTAAAGGCCGCCCAGCGAATGCCCCACCAGCACGACAGGCGTACTGATTGTCTTGGAATGCAGCAGGGCATGAAGGTCGAGAATCGTGTTGTCGAGATCGACCGGCGCGGAGCCGGACGTGCTGAAACCATAGCCCGCCCGATCATAGGCGCATGCCCGGGCGACCTTGCCGATGGCCGGCTGGACCTTGCGCCAATCGAAGGTTCCCCCACCAAGGCCCGATAGGAAGATTACAGTTGGCTTGCCAGTCCCGATGCACACCATGTTCAGGTGCCGCCCACCTCGGATCGCCACAAGCATCCGCGGGCGACCGTAATGTTTCGTGACGAAACCATCGTCCTGTGCATGAGCCATCAGGGGCGACAATATACCGATCACCGGTAGGATCATCTTGAAAATTTTGACTATTACCCTCTCGAATTCGACAGCCATCTCATACGAGCTGCGTTTTCGAGCCCGAAACCGAACGCAAACTGACAGAACCGTTGCAGGTTGAAAAGGGTCGGCTGCCAGCCCTCAGTCGACCCGCCAAATTTGACCGGCGGGCAGTCTTGTCAGATCCCGCTGGCATTCCGGTCGTTCAGCGTTTCTGAGCCGGCCGTCGGAACCGGTCGCCTGTTCATTGTATGCTGACAATGCACCTATCTCGGCCGGTGACGGCTAAATCTTATGGGGTGCGACGATACATTTCTGAACGGTCCTCAGCTCACGCCAAGCCCGGCGAGCGTTTCGCGCACTGCCTCGCCGAACGGCGTATGCGGCTCGACACCAAGGAAACCGGTTAGCCGGTGATTGTCGAGGCGGACCGGCTGCTGCCAGAGGTAGCGCATCTTTACGATCTCACGCGGCGTTTCCTGAAACCAGCCCGCCACGCGCAGCAGGAACCAAGGCAGCGGCTTGACCGGTATGTCTCGCCCAAGGGCCGCAGCGATCGCCCTGGTCATCTGCGTGCCGTCGGCGTCCCAATGGCCCGCGAAATGGAAGCGCGCGAAGGGCTCCAGTGCCTCGGCACGGTCGAGCAGAAGCGCGATCGTCTCCGCGGCATCAGGCAGATAGGCCCAGGCATGACCGAGGCCTTTATGTCCCGGATAGGTGATGGCCTTGAGCCGCGTGCCTGGCTTGACCAACCCTTGCGCGAACCAGTTGTTGCCACCGCCCGGCCCGAAGAAATCGCCGAGGCGCAGGATCAGCACCGCAACCCCGTCCTTGGCTGCCGCCGCGAGCCGGTTTTCAAGTTCGACGCGGATCGCCCCCTTTGCCGTCACCGGGTGTTGCGGCGCATCCTCGACAAGATCGGGAAAGGCGTCGGGCCCGTAATTGTAAATCGTACCAGGCAGCACGATACGCGCCCCGACCGCCCGCGCAGCCGCGATGCTGTTGTCGATCATCGGCAACACCAGCCGGCCCCAGTCGCGATAGCCCTTCGGGTTCACGGCATGCACGATGACCTGCGCACCCTGCGCCGCGCGCAAAACGTCTACCGCCTGCATCGCATCGCCTTCGATCCACCTCATGCCATCCAGGTGATCACCTGTGGTTGCAGCTCCGCCGCGCCGCATCGCCGTGACCGACCAGCCATGCGCCAGCAGCGCCTTGGCCACCGCGCGCCCGATGCCACCCGTTGCGCCCAGAACCAGCGCTGTCCTTGGATTTTCCATCGTCTTGCTCCTTTTGCTGCAGGGAGTGTGGACCGACGGCATCTGAATAATAATTGTCGAAAATCTTCGA contains:
- a CDS encoding DUF5597 domain-containing protein, giving the protein MKPILRDLLLAIAAMPLMPVAHANDLPTIKNRQLLVDGKPYLALGGELHNSSASSPEYMGPIWARLQAMHVRTALSTVSWEDFEPSEGHYDYHLIDAQVAQARQHGMRLVLIWFGAFKNASSTYAPSWVRADSARFPRAVVQGQFKEAFTYPDAMPKPVLSVFSPELLKADRAAFNAFMKHLAQADPDHRVIMVQVNNETGMLHDSRDRSPLANAAWAQPVPPALLNYLAVHRDSLRPELAEVWARQGRRTSGTWAQVFGNDWQAEEIFMAWRFASYMEALAAEGKKTLPLPMYVNGWLGPQEGQSVAGQYPSGGPAKRVLDVWKAAAPSLDMLSPDIYVPDAKVPLADYDHAGNPLFVPEAQFRTGNLFWALGQHGALGYSIFGIEDGKPDSQLAQAYGMLAHMDGVIARAQAEKRIAGILMDDGKPVQVHLGGYTITLRETQALLKQMLLDVGLQAPPPPPPLPSETDSGVPAPGDSRPYGLIIDEGHGSFLLMGKGFTADFADKSGLAEIDRVEEGRFEENGWKTGRVINGDERLTIIPMDRMGMVRVQLLQKQRQ
- a CDS encoding alpha/beta hydrolase; amino-acid sequence: MAVEFERVIVKIFKMILPVIGILSPLMAHAQDDGFVTKHYGRPRMLVAIRGGRHLNMVCIGTGKPTVIFLSGLGGGTFDWRKVQPAIGKVARACAYDRAGYGFSTSGSAPVDLDNTILDLHALLHSKTISTPVVLVGHSLGGLYATVYARRYRADLAGMVLVDPAFAGQQRAIALAIGPQAAGRMAASDGRTLTMLDRCVALAKSGRLSTPAEAKSDCLDNPPDPDGEVHRERDREEKTYDFERAVRSEFLSANITDAHHGTIDDRQSAVGSRDLGALPLVILTRGNGSDLPGLSAQENAKADAVWREGHDRLAALSTAGSNTIVPRSGHFIQLDQPDAVIAAIRQLLDRLR
- a CDS encoding NAD-dependent epimerase/dehydratase family protein — translated: MPSVHTPCSKRSKTMENPRTALVLGATGGIGRAVAKALLAHGWSVTAMRRGGAATTGDHLDGMRWIEGDAMQAVDVLRAAQGAQVIVHAVNPKGYRDWGRLVLPMIDNSIAAARAVGARIVLPGTIYNYGPDAFPDLVEDAPQHPVTAKGAIRVELENRLAAAAKDGVAVLILRLGDFFGPGGGNNWFAQGLVKPGTRLKAITYPGHKGLGHAWAYLPDAAETIALLLDRAEALEPFARFHFAGHWDADGTQMTRAIAAALGRDIPVKPLPWFLLRVAGWFQETPREIVKMRYLWQQPVRLDNHRLTGFLGVEPHTPFGEAVRETLAGLGVS